A single Drechmeria coniospora strain ARSEF 6962 chromosome 03, whole genome shotgun sequence DNA region contains:
- a CDS encoding eukaryotic translation initiation factor 3 subunit 6, with protein MEDVLKAVSAEGSSIMPLLARNLSRHLLFPLIQFEGDKAEEKGDDEKAKKILSGKIKLLEDTNMTDYVATLYCELHGVADPPAEYTKKRQEVLAQLEKYELATAKIADLLTQDEVVNGLRSDKVANLEFLKNQHGVTMEMVDALYDFGQFQFRCGQYGPAADMLYQFRVLSTDNDKVAASTWGKLACEILSTNWESAVDELKNVKEGIDTRLFNNPRAQLDHRTMLIHWSLFPLFNWDGAREPILDMFFSAAYINTIQTSCPWALRYLIAAVITGRTRARNSSIQQKQLKDIVRYVRQEAYEYVDPITQFIHALYIAHDFDAARDALRQAEEVCRNDFFLASSADAFVSAARHLICESYCKIFSRMNIRDLSAKLGLNPDEGEKWIVNLIRETRLDAKIDSKDGTVIMNHPPNNVYQQVIEKTKGGFFRTQVLNAAVSK; from the exons ATGGAGGATGTTCTCaaggccgtctcggccgaagGCTCGTCTATCATGCCTCTGCTGGCACGCAACCTCAGCAGGCACCTGCTGTTCCCCCTGATCCAGTTCGAGGGCGACAAGGCGGAGGAgaagggcgacgacgaaaaggCGAAGAAGATTCTCTCGGGGAAGATTAAGCTGCTGGAAGACACCAACATGACCGACTACGTCGCGACCCTTTACTGCGAACTCCACGGTGTGGCCGACCCCCCGGCCGAGTACACGAAGAAGCGACAAGAGGTCCTGGCGCAGCTGGAGAAGTACGAGctcgcgacggccaagatTGCCGACCTCTTGACccaggacgaggtcgtcaaTGGCCTCCGCAGCGACAAGGTTGCCAACTTGGAGTTCTTGAAGAACCAGCATGGG GTCACCATGGAGATGGTCGACGCTCTCTACGACTTTGGCCAATTCCAGTTCCGGTGCGGCCAGTACGGCCCTGCCGCCGACATGCTCTACCAGTTCCGCGTTCTTTCGACCGACAACGACAAGGTTGCTGCCTCGACCTGGGGAAAGCTCGCGTGCGAGATTCTGTCGACGAACTGGGAGTCTGCCGTTGACGAGCTCAAGAACGTCAAAGAAGGAATCGACACCAGGCTCTTCAACAATCCCCGCGCCCAGCTCGACCACCGGACCATGCTCATCCACTGGTCCCTCTTCCCCCTCTTCAACTGGGACGGTGCTCGCGAGCCCATCCTCGACATGTTCTTCTCTGCCGCATACATCAACACCATCCAGACCTCTTGCCCCTGGGCCCTGCGGTATTTGATTGCCGCCGTCATCACCGGCCGCACGCGCGCACGCAACAGCTCCATCCAGCAGAAGCAGCTCAAGGACATTGTCCGCTACGTTCGCCAAGAGgcgtacgagtacgtcgaCCCCATCACCCAGTTCATCCATGCTCTCTACATCGCCCACGacttcgacgccgcccgcgaTGCCCTGCgccaggccgaggaggtTTGCCGCAACGacttcttcctcgcctcgtcggccgatgCCTTTGTCAGCGCTGCTCGCCACCTCATCTGCGAGAGCTACTGCAAGATCTTCAGCCGCATGAACATTCGTGATCTGAGTGCCAAACTCGGCCTCAACCCCGACGAGGGTGAGAAGTGGATCGTCAACCTCATCCGCGAGACGCGGCTCGACGCCAAGATTGACAGCAAGGATGGCACCGTCATCATGAACCACCCCCCCAACAATGTTTACCAGCAAGTCATTGAGAAGACCAAGGGCGGATTCTTCCGGACACAGGTCTTGAACGCCGCCGTGTCGAAATAA
- a CDS encoding mitochondrial large ribosomal subunit L49, translating into MQGSSSQGPGAEHEDFLHYRQSKDIADSAFGPLQHSSIRSLQRILAFTYLPLTCAPGLLRRQDHCENITTPRKRVISSAASLHTMNTFFPRVLSRGRASLPHATTRQQLSHSLLPTIHAAFLSQAAITPAPKSSRTHSQPPLPPPCKSPEELARLSYMVRRTPSTQLPIYRRTLSGGTRQVVVIKKIDGDKRRMLEDIVEALNVSKEDVRINPTTQHIELKVKSPPDLDSNLDVLTPPPGETFRQGQGVVD; encoded by the coding sequence ATGCAAGGAAGCTCCAGCCAGGGTCCTGGCGCCGAGCATGAAGACTTCCTCCATTACAGGCAAAGCAAGGATATTGCCGATTCGGCCTTTGGTCCTCTCCAACATTCAAGCATTCGTTCTCTACAGCGCATTCTCGCCTTCACTTACTTGCCTTTAACTTGCGCTCCCGGGTTATTGAGAAGGCAGGACCATTGCGAAAATATCACGACTCCTCGAAAGCGAGTCATCTCATCCGCAGCCTCGCTTCACACAATGAATACTTTCTTTCCTCGAGTCCTCTCCCGAGGGCGCGCAAGCCTACCGCACGCGACGACTCGTCAACAGCTCAGCCATTCTCTCCTACCTACCATCCATGCCGCCTTCCTCTCGCAGGCCGCCATCACGCCCGCGCCCAAGTCATCCCGAACCCACAGTCAACCGCCCCTTCCCCCTCCATGTAAATCTCCCGAGGAGCTCGCCAGGCTCTCGTACATGGTCCGCCGTACGCCCTCGACCCAGCTGCCAATCTACCGCCGAACCCTGTCTGGTGGCACTCGACAAGTTGTTGTGATAAAGAAGATTGACGGAGACAAGAGGAGAATGCTGGAGGACATTGTCGAGGCTCTGAACGTGTCCAAGGAGGATGTCCGAATCAATCCTACAACCCAACACATAGAGTTGAAGGTAAAGTCCCCCCCCGACCTCGACTCGAATCTCGATGTACTTACGCCTCCGCCAGGGGAAACATTTCGACAAGGCCAGGGAGTGGTTGATTGA
- a CDS encoding ARID/BRIGHT DNA binding domain containing protein, producing the protein MSTWMNDAVPNHNGNNGFPHMNDPNAAGAMMDPSAFMANSGQFNPNQFPNQQQMMGLQNGPMRNASPAAFQNQNQNQNQAANPAFPTNSVVPSKRPRPREDSITSSPRQNQGMQPPSRSETPQQHNFAGFQPGAAMAPGQNPGPFPHLQPNGSANASPSPIMSNQMRPGTVPQRVSTVSPHPFSPGAQQFGGNSQASPIVSEQGTPQPNVFMQNMPPGYNPAFAPAPNSRPSPNSNAMPGGQMMAQMGQMSQHMGQIPPQMYQQMQQQLQQQQQQQQQQQQQQQQQQQQQQQQQQQQQQLPQTPQQGQPQQGQQQQHRSQSISDQQKMAAYQMRIQQQLQGNMQMQAQMQAQSMGRGMMPKQQMTQGAMRPQPRPMANINPEQFMKNLTALMTAKGLPLDPNPIVGDRPVNLVMLFQVIQSRGGYKQVTAANGWAHIAQALGLPAQLPTVAPLLKQVYERNLSKFEEAWMAQQKQRMMQQNASMPSQGTPQKQMQPGQPMQPGQPMQPGQHMPPGQQMSPRQQMPPGQQMSQGQQMPPGQQMPPGQQMPPGQQMPPGQQMQPGQQMPPGQQMSPRQQMPPGQQQMPGGQQMPPGQQMPPGQQVHQGQMPPGQQMPPGQQMHQGQMPQGPPQQVQVQPGQAAHAQQQAAAKPGQPPVNGFSTPQPQQQNALPGHGRHSLPHTPATNDFSMPSPAHQRPGSVSLSQGDRRTSAPLVSAATPQLMPQPIPRPTPRSDVYEPCARELSTHGGIDADAAALLGAELERWEPSVPTLNELGNIDIHALTRSLQSGIHGEVRLALDTLATVSSAPSQMHFLQLRYCDDLTDALVDCAEDQLDLLAEHTVEVCDEIQLTPYEDLVRACRLEQMGIREVPAFGTTDYDLDRAVDKLICITTILRNVSFPGEQNDNHHFLADDHVIKMLCTVIRYLGTRTMLLRTHSNTLDFMKDVVVLLSNISGAVELPGREQALCLLKFLLAFAPAPGPTKINGTMFLPPYIPRLHPYTPHAVDALAKLLARDEPNRGFYKVLFATDANSVPAFELLTRTFALAIAPIPDKLTEQTRNPVLPTLVECRKPFLMQGLLAAEILASLAPGSESGIANSWLSSDDRLAQRLFHLVQELSFLYDKPPPTTRGGNRGQRKDPELVYIVVVTVALLRRLMEKSRDANNPTASVPANLLPEPRMLMNALTMQAPDWTKEGMLPQLSAIFNL; encoded by the coding sequence atgaGCACCTGGATGAATGACGCCGTCCCCAACCACAATGGCAACAACGGCTTCCCGCACATGAACGACCCCAACGCCGCCGGTGCCATGATGGATCCCTCCGCCTTCATGGCCAATTCGGGCCAGTTTAATCCCAACCAGTTTCCCAATCAGCAGCAGATGATGGGCTTGCAGAATGGCCCCATGCGAaacgcctcgccggccgcatTCCAGAACCAGAACCAAAACCAGAACCAGGCGGCGAATCCCGCCTTCCCGACAAACTCTGTCGTCCCGTCGAAAAGACCCCGACCGCGCGAGGACAGCATCACCAGCTCCCCGAGGCAGAACCAGGGCAtgcagccgccgtcgcgttCCGAGACGCCTCAGCAGCATAATTTTGCCGGATTCCAACCCGGTGCCGCCATGGCGCCCGGCCAGAACCCCGGCCCGTTCCCCCATCTCCAGCCGAACGGCTCCGCGAACGCGAGCCCTTCGCCCATCATGAGCAATCAGATGCGACCCGGCACCGTCCCCCAGAGAGTCTCGACCGTCTCCCCTCACCCCTTCTCGCCCGGCGCCCAGCAGTTTGGCGGCAATTCGCAGGCGTCGCCCATCGTCTCGGAGCAGGGCACCCCCCAACCAAACGTGTTCATGCAGAACATGCCGCCGGGCTACAACCCGGCCTTTGCGCCGGCCCCAAATTCTCGTCCCTCGCCCAATTCGAATGCCATGCCGGGAGGTCAGATGATGGCCCAGATGGGCCAGATGTCCCAACACATGGGCCAGATCCCGCCCCAGATGTACCAGCAGATGCAGCAACAGctgcagcaacagcaacagcagcagcagcagcagcagcaacaacaacaacagcagcaacagcagcaacagcagcagcagcagcaacagcagcaactTCCACAGACACCCCAGCAGGGTCAACCCCAGCAGGgccaacagcaacagcatcGCTCCCAGAGCATCTCGGACCAGCAGAAGATGGCCGCATACCAGATGCGGATTCAACAACAGCTACAGGGCAACATGCAGATGCAGGCCCAGATGCAGGCCCAGAGCATGGGACGTGGCATGATGCCGAAGCAACAAATGACCCAAGGCGCAATGCGACCGCAGCCTCGGCCGATGGCGAATATCAACCCCGAGCAGTTTATGAAAAACCTCACGGCGCTGATGACCGCAAAGGGTCTTCCGCTTGACCCGAACCCGATCGTCGGCGACCGACCCGTCAACCTCGTCATGCTGTTCCAAGTCATCCAATCCCGCGGCGGCTACAAGCAGGTGACGGCGGCAAACGGGTGGGCACACATAGCCCAAGCCCTTGGCCTTCCCGCCCAGCTGCCGACCGTGGCTCCTCTGCTGAAGCAGGTGTACGAAAGAAACTTGTCCAAGTTCGAAGAGGCCTGGATGGCGCAGCAAAAGCAGAGGATGATGCAGCAAAACGCGAGCATGCCAAGCCAGGGTACGCCCCAAAAGCAGATGCAGCCGGGCCAGCCCATGCAGCCAGGACAACCCATGCAGCCAGGTCAACATATGCCGCCAGGACAACAGATGTCGCCAAGACAGCAGATGCCGCCGGGACAGCAGATGTCACAGGGACAGCAGATGCCGCCAGGACAGCAGATGCCGCCAGGACAGCAGATGCCGCCGGGACAGCAGATGCCACCAGGACAGCAGATGCAGCCGGGACAGCAGATGCCGCCGGGACAGCAGATGTCACCGAGACAGCAGATGCCACCGGGACAGCAACAGATGCCTGGCGGACAACAGATGCCTCCCGGACAACAGATGCCGCCGGGGCAACAGGTGCATCAGGGGCAGATGCCGCCGGGACAGCAGATGCCGCCGGGACAGCAGATGCATCAGGGACAGATGCCTCAAGGTCCGCcgcagcaggtgcaggtgcagccGGGGCAAGCAGCGCATGCGCAGCAGCAAGCCGCCGCGAAACCTGGCCAGCCTCCCGTCAACGGCTTCTCGACACCTCAACCTCAACAACAAAACGCCTTGCCTGGCCACGGCAGGCACAGCCTCCCCCACACCCCGGCCACCAACGATTTTTCGATGCCGTCTCCCGCACACCAACGTCCCGGAAGCGTGTCCCTGAGCCAGGGCGATCGGCGAACGTCGGCTCCGCTCGTATCTGCCGCGACACCCCAACTCATGCCCCAACCGATACCCCGACCGACACCAAGGTCCGACGTGTACGAACCCTGCGCGCGAGAGCTATCGACGCACGGAggcatcgacgccgatgcgGCGGCCCTTTTGGGGGCGGAGCTGGAAAGGTGGGAGCCGTCAGTTCCGACCCTGAACGAGCTCGGCAACATCGACATCCATGCTCTGACCAGAAGCCTGCAAAGCGGGATTCATGGTGAAGTtcgtctcgccctcgacacGTTGGCCACCGTCTCCTCCGCTCCCAGCCAGATGCACTTCCTGCAGCTGAGATACTGCGACGACTTGACCGACGCACTCGTTGACTGCGCCGAGGATCAACTGGACCTGCTGGCCGAGCACACGGTCGAAGTTTGCGACGAGATTCAGCTTACACCGTACGAAGACCTGGTTCGAGCATGCCGGCTCGAGCAGATGGGGATAAGGGAAGTCCCCGCGTTCGGCACGACTGATTACGACCTGGATCGTGCCGTCGACAAGTTGATCTGCATCACGACGATCCTCCGCAACGTTTCCTTCCCCGGCGAGCAGAACGACAACCATCatttcctcgccgacgaccatgTCATCAAGATGCTCTGCACGGTGATTCGCTACCTCGGCACGCGCACCatgctgctccgtacgcacTCGAACACGCTGGACTTTATGAAGGACGTCGTGGTGCTGCTCTCCAACATTTCCGGCGCCGTTGAACTACCTGGTCGAGAGCAGGCTTTGTGTCTTTTGAAATTCTTGCTTGCCTTTGCTCCCGCCCCGGGCCCGACGAAAATCAACGGCACCATGTTCCTGCCGCCGTACATTCCAAGGCTTCATCCTTACACGCCCCATGCTGTTGACGCTCTTGCGAAGCTGCTCGCTCGGGACGAGCCGAACAGAGGGTTCTACAAAGTTTTGTTCGCCACCGACGCCAACAGCGTGCCGGCCTTTGAGCTCCTCACCCGCACCTTTGCTCTGGCCATAGCGCCGATTCCCGACAAGCTGACGGAGCAGACGCGCAACCCGGTGCTGCCGACGCTCGTCGAATGCCGAAAGCCGTTCCTCATGCAAGGTCTACTAGCCGCAGAGATTCTCGCATCGCTCGCCCCGGGTTCCGAGTCGGGCATCGCCAACTCCTGGCTTTCGTCGGACGACCGGCTTGCGCAGAGGCTGTTCCACCTCGTCCAAGAGCTCAGCTTCTTGTACGACAAGCCACCCCCGACGACCCGCGGTGGCAATCGAGGTCAACGGAAGGACCCTGAGCTCGTCTACATCGTCGTCGTAACCGTCGCGCTCCTTAGGAGATTGATGGAGAAGTCGCGGGACGCCAACAACCCGACGGCGTCCGTCCCCGCCAATCTGCTTCCGGAGCCCCGGATGCTGATGAACGCTCTCACGATGCAGGCGCCCGATTGGACCAAGGAGGGAATGTTGCCGCAGCTGTCGGCAATCTTCAATCTCTGA
- a CDS encoding calcofluor white hypersensitive protein: protein MSSKYKDKDGGVVLRFGGQWVSWAHTAVAYTAFLSALVVGVALHYHKIVQNEFYGYPDEWFPSVSATIGDRYPERSFFMIFIAITSGPRFALVGLWYLLTRKPGSKLPGFIASMGLVRTLTCGGWTYITSTDDHDWHDILMISYIVATLPWTIGCIALSPANPKAVKYRKCLAGAFFGTLVPLIFFFIRHKVHRVAGAYTIYAFFEWSLILFDVGFDAVTALDFETFEVSVRDVQGASKGANSVYVPSEVIEKEKEKLTGGLFSLRFTWSEALDTMADVYHGYIFWSMLTSLGLVVWYFPLWHMGISGFEAFVLVSVSPALLVGPLRSAVISNLRIIHVLSLAGVAAYLVIDPTYRLLTVGFGVALATLGWVGTLYSESSHEARFESKLLGLMVGLIMSSTAKFAWQTNNPVWPIMHAANGGWNGTGLVLGVLAALRFTRKAPLTSGSSAEGRQGGSSLLAACGVGGLFFGLHSLLSDTSTMILWGWEGFPIRGPYFSTHGWCTVAAMSAGLFVGISKPSLAGGWLPYAAGGAGAMVLTFFSHWVGYYGGLTLAVYLMAVSVPLIATASKRSPAVTFGLGFFIYIFLVLFHVWVVAYAFVPGGPLVRERTDWIMMTLMVLLGLGVFNFNASRPRRQQARRPSQSQHKKYFAVSTLLVNIVFLCAAFMRFPTNDYKPYHAKDRVLTAGIWTIHFSLDNDMWSSEYRMRDLIKEMELDVVGLLESDLQRVIMGNRDTTQFLAEDLGMYVDYGPGPNKHTWGAALLSKFPIVESKHHLLPSPVGELAPAIHATLDVYGELVDVFVFHSGQEEDPEDRRLQSEYLAKLMGSTSRPAVLLSYLVTKPLEGNYKTYVGETSGMHDIDPTDWDRWCEYILYKGLRRVGYARVSRSTITDTELQVGKFVIPQSGAESAQLEARPAEERDRRAQEHEVPEGWRFPAMFKGQGVRDHRYHVFEEPRYFH from the exons ATGTCGTCCAAATACAAAGACAAGGATGGGGGTGTTGTCCTCCGTTTCGGAGGGCAGTGGGTGAGTTGGGCGCACACTGCCGTCGCCTACA CCGCCTTCCTCAGCGCCTTGGTGGTGGGCGTCGCCCTGCACTACCACAAGATTGTGCAGAACGAGTTCTACGGATATCCCGACGAGTGGTTcccgtccgtctcggcgaCGATTGGCGACCGGTATCCCGAGCGATCCTTCTTCATGatcttcatcgccatcacaTCCG GCCCTCGCtttgccctcgtcggcctgtgGTATCTCCTAACCCGCAAGCCGGGATCGAAGCTCCCCGGCTTCATCGCCTCGATGGGTCTCGTGCGAACCCTCACGTGCGGCGGCTGGACGTACATTACGTCGACGGATGACCATGACTGGCATGACATCTTGATGATTTCGTACATTGTCGCCACCCTCCCCTGGACCATTGGCTGCATCGCGCTGAGCCCGGCGAACCCCAAGGCCGTCAAGTACCGCAAGTGTCTTGCCGGTGCCTTCTTCGGAACCCTCGTTCCCCTGATTTTCTTCTTCATCCGTCACAAGGTCCACCGCGTGGCCGGAG CCTACACCATTTACGCCTTCTTCGAATGGTCACTGATCCTGTtcgacgtcggcttcgaTGCCGTCACGGCTCTCGATTTCGAGACGTTTGAAGTGTCGGTCAGGGATGTCCAAGGGGCGAGCAAGGG TGCAAACTCCGTCTACGTCCCGTCCGAAGTGATAGAGAAAGA GAAGGAGAAGTTGACGGGCGGTCTCTTCTCCCTTCGCTTCACCTGGTCCGAGGCACTCGACACCATGGCCGATGTTTACCACGGA TATATATTTTGGTCCATGCTGACCAGCTTGGGACTTGTCGTTTGGT ACTTCCCCCTCTGGCACATGGGCATCTCGGGCTTCGAGGCCTTTGTTCTCGTGTCCGTCTCGCCGGCCCTCCTGGTCGGCCCGCTCCGATCTGCCGTCATCAGCAATCTCCGAATCATCCACGTGCTCTCCTTGGCCGGCGTTGCCGCCTACCTCGTCATAGATCCGACCTATCGCCTGCtcaccgtcggcttcggcgtcgccctcgcgaCCTTGGGCTGGGTCGGCACGCTGTACTCGGAGTCCTCGCACGAGGCGCGGTTCGAATCCAAGCTCCTCGGTCTCATGGTCGGCCTGatcatgtcgtcgacggccaagtTTGCCTGGCAGACGAACAACCCGGTTTGGCCGATCATGCACGCCGCCAACGGTGGATGGAACGGCACGGGCCTGgtcctcggcgtcctggCCGCGCTCCGCTTCACGCGCAAGGCGCCCTTGACGagcggctcgtcggccgagggaAGGCAAGGGGGCTCctcgctcctcgccgcctgcggcgtcggcggcctgtTCTTCGGCCTCCACTCCCTCCTGTCGGACACGAGCACCATGATCCTCTGGGGCTGGGAAGGCTTTCCCATCCGCGGCCCGTACTTTTCCACCCACGGCTGgtgcaccgtcgccgccatgtcggccggcctcttcgtcggcaTCTCCAAGCCTTCCCTGGCCGGCGGCTGGCTGCcgtacgccgccggcggcgcgggcgccATGGTGCTGACGTTCTTCAGCCACTGGGTCGGCTACTACGGCGGActcaccctcgccgtctACCTCATGGCCGTGTCGGTGCCTCTCATCGCCACGGCGTCGAAGAGGAGCCCGGCGGTGACGTTTGGGCTGGGATTTTTCATCTAcatcttcctcgtcctcttccacGTGTGGGTCGTCGCCTACGCCTTCGTGCCGGGCGGACCGCTCGTCCGAGAGCGCACCGACTGGATCATGATGACGCTGAtggtcctcctcggcctcggcgtcttCAACTTTAACGCGTCGCGGCcccggcggcagcaggctcggcggccgtcgcagTCGCAGCACAAGAAGTACTTTGCCGTCTCGACGCTCCTCGTCAACATCGTCTTTCTCTGCGCCGCCTTTATGCGATTCCCGACCAACGACTACAAGCCCTACCACGCCAAGGACCGCGTCCTCACGGCCGGCATATGGACCATTCACTTCTCGCTCGACAACGACATGTGGTCGTCGGAGTACCGCATGCGCGACCTCATCAAGGAGAtggagctcgacgtcgtcggcctgctcgagtCGGACCTGCAGCGCGTCATCATGGGCAACCGCGACACGACGCagttcctcgccgaggacctCGGCATGTACGTCGACTACGGGCCGGGCCCCAACAAGCACACGTGGGGCGCGGCGCTGCTGTCCAAGTTCCCCATCGTCGAGTCGAAGCATCACCTGCTGCCGAgccccgtcggcgagctcgcgccGGCGATCCACGCGACGCTCGACGTctacggcgagctcgtcgacgtcttcgTCTTCCACTCGGGCCAGGAGGAGGACCCCGAGGACCGGCGGCTGCAGTCGGAGTACCTCGCCAAGCTCATGGGCTCGACGTCGCGGCCGGCCGTGCTGCTCAGCTACCTCGTGACGAAGCCGCTCGAGGGCAACTACAAGACGTACGTGGGCGAGACGTCGGGCATGCACGACATCGACCCGACCGACTGGGATCGCTGGTGCGAGTACATCCTGTACAAGGGCCTCCGTCGCGTCGGCTACGCGCGGGTGAGCCGCAGCACCATCACGGACACGGAGCTGCAGGTGGGCAAGTTTGTCATCCCGCAGTCCGGCGCCGAGTCGGCGCAGCTCGAGGCGCGtccggccgaggagcgggACCGGCGCGCGCAGGAGCACGAGGTGCCCGAAGGCTGGCGGTTCCCGGCCATGTTCAAGGGGCAGGGCGTGAGGGATCACAGGTATCACGTGTTTGAGGAACCGAGATACTTTCACTGA